The Streptomyces noursei ATCC 11455 sequence CGGGTGCATCGCAGGGGGCGGCCTTCGGTGACGAAGCGGCGTAGGTCGTCGGTTTGGCACGGTCAGGCGCAGCAGTCGCATGGTGGTGTGCAGCCGCAAGCGTCCGCTGCCTTTTCGGTGTGCGGGGTGGGGGAGATGGCGAGAGCGGCGCAGCAGTTCTCTCCGCGCCAGGCGGCGCGGCCTTCCTTCACGGCCACTGCGGCGATGGCGAGGGCGGCGACGGGGTCGGCCCAAGTCCAGCCGAGGAGGGTGTCGGCGAGCAGGCCGACGAGAAGTACCGCTGACAGGTATGTGCACAGCAGGGTCTGTCGGGAGTCGGCGACAGCCGAGGCCGAGCCGAGCTCACGCCCGGCGCGGCGTTGGGCGGTGGACAGGACCGGCATGACGATGAGCGAGAGGGCGGCCAGCAGGATCCCGGCCGGCGAGTGGCGGGTCTCGGCTGCGCCGGCCAGTGCCCGTATCGCGTCGGTGGCGACGTAGGCGGCCAGGGCGAAGAACGAGAAGGCTATGAGCCGCAGGGCGGTTCGTTCGCGTGCCTGCCGTACGGCTTGGTCTGCGGCGGAGAACTGCCAGGCGATCGCGGCGGCGGAGGAGACCTCGATGACCGAGTCGAGGCCGAAGCCGACCAGCGCGGCGGAGGAGGCTGCCGTGCCGGCCGTGAGGGCCACGGCGGCCTCGACGGCGTTGTAGCTGATGGTCGCTGCGACGAGCAGTCGTATGCGCCGGGTCAGGGTCTCCTGCCGGGTGGGGTCGTCGGAGCGGGCGGGCGCGGTGGCCATCAGCAGCAGTTCTTTCGCTCGGCGTCGGGGCAAGAGCGGTCCGCTTCCACCGCGACGACGGCGGTGCGCAGGTCGTCGAGGGCGTGTCCGATGCGGGGGTCGGCCAGTTCGTAGCGGGTTCGGCGACCGACGGGGATCGCGACGACCAGGCCGCAGTCGCGCAGGCAGGCCAGGTGGTTCGACAGTCGGGTCCGCGAGATCCCCAGAGCCTCGGCGAGGTCGGACGGGTGAGCCGGGGCTTCGCGAAGTGCCAGCAGCAGGCGGCAGCGGATCGGGTCGGCGAGGGCGCGGCCGAACCGCGCGAGAACGTCGGCCTCGGAGGCGAGAGTCAGCACCCGGCGAATGTACATGTGATCCTGAATTCAGGGAAGCGTGAATTCTAGGGAGGGGCATCGTCGATTGATGGACGCCGGGCTTCAGGGGGCTCGGCGGTTCACAGAGGTGGCTGGCGGTGGCGGCATTGGGGCGGTATCGCACGCCAGGTCAAAAGATGGCAACGGTTTTCATCTTTGATTGATATGGAAATCATTTCCATCTAGCGTGTGCATGTCGCCATGTGGCCGGATCGCGCCCCCTCCGTATCCGGCATTGCCCGAAGGAGTCCTGTATGTCCCCCGCTGCTTTCCCCTCCCCACGTTCCGTCCGACGACCCGTACGCATCGCGCTCGGTGCCGCGATGGCAGTCGCGACCGCAGCGACGGTCACGGCCTGCTCGACCTCCCCGGCGAAGACCGGCAACACCGCCGCCACCGGTGGCGGCTCGGGCAAGATGATCCAGGTGGTGGCGGGGGAGAACTTCTGGGGCAGCATCGCCTCCCAACTCGGTGGCAGCCACGTGAAGGTGACCAGCATCATCACCAACCCCGACACCGACCCGCACGACTACGAGCCGACCGCCGCCGACGCCCGTACCGTGGCCGGTGCCCAGTACGCCATCGTCAACGGCATCGGCTACGACGCCTGGGCCGACAAGCTGCTCGCCTCCAACCCCGGAAGCGGGCGCACCGAGCTGAAGGTCGGCGATCTGGTCGGCGTGAAGCCGGGCGGCAACCCGCACCGCTGGTACTCCCCGGCCGACGTCCACAAGGTCATCGAGAAGATCACCGCGGACTACAAGAAGCTCGACCCGGCCGACGTCGCCTCCTTCGACCAGCAGAAGACGACCTTCGAGACCAAGACGCTCGCCGGCTACAACAAGCTCATAGCCGACATCAAGGCGAAGTACGCGGGCACCCCGATCGGTGCTTCCGAGTCGATCGTGACGCCGCTGTCGGACGGGCTGGGGCTGAAGATGCTCACCCCCGAGACGTTCCTGGACGCGATGAGCGAGGGGACCGACCCCACGGCCAAGGACAAGGCCACCAT is a genomic window containing:
- a CDS encoding cation transporter, whose translation is MATAPARSDDPTRQETLTRRIRLLVAATISYNAVEAAVALTAGTAASSAALVGFGLDSVIEVSSAAAIAWQFSAADQAVRQARERTALRLIAFSFFALAAYVATDAIRALAGAAETRHSPAGILLAALSLIVMPVLSTAQRRAGRELGSASAVADSRQTLLCTYLSAVLLVGLLADTLLGWTWADPVAALAIAAVAVKEGRAAWRGENCCAALAISPTPHTEKAADACGCTPPCDCCA
- a CDS encoding ArsR/SmtB family transcription factor; this translates as MLTLASEADVLARFGRALADPIRCRLLLALREAPAHPSDLAEALGISRTRLSNHLACLRDCGLVVAIPVGRRTRYELADPRIGHALDDLRTAVVAVEADRSCPDAERKNCC
- a CDS encoding metal ABC transporter solute-binding protein, Zn/Mn family translates to MSPAAFPSPRSVRRPVRIALGAAMAVATAATVTACSTSPAKTGNTAATGGGSGKMIQVVAGENFWGSIASQLGGSHVKVTSIITNPDTDPHDYEPTAADARTVAGAQYAIVNGIGYDAWADKLLASNPGSGRTELKVGDLVGVKPGGNPHRWYSPADVHKVIEKITADYKKLDPADVASFDQQKTTFETKTLAGYNKLIADIKAKYAGTPIGASESIVTPLSDGLGLKMLTPETFLDAMSEGTDPTAKDKATIDDQIKNKQIKVYVYNSQNSTPDVQAQVKAAKAAGIPVATVTETLAPAGATFQQWQTTQLQGIEQALAKATGK